In a genomic window of Magnolia sinica isolate HGM2019 chromosome 16, MsV1, whole genome shotgun sequence:
- the LOC131229143 gene encoding L-type lectin-domain containing receptor kinase IX.1-like, with translation MAICDPRTHLQSPKSLFSRFQSSIILFVYLLPFATPISFNFSEFGPNTQNITYQGDAFPSNRVIQLTKNQRDVPLNSSVGRSIYAHPVHLWDSATGSVTDFMTHFSFIINALDASNYGDGLAFFLVPSGSDLPTESSGGNLGLFSGNSTSNSSQNNIVAVEFDSFKNGWDPSDNHVGINVNSILSVANVTWKSSIKNGSTANAWVSYNASTKNLSVFLTYAQNPIFGGNSSLWYVVDLKEILPEWIDVGFSAATGKFVEIHNILSWEFTSSLEIGVGGKKQKKIGLVVGLPVGVSVLICSLGLVWFVMFIKKRRGRIEEDLVFDVSMNDEFEKGTGPKRFSYKELALATNNFTEDGKLGEGGFGGVYKGFFSQLNMNVAVKRVSRGSQQGKKEYASEVKIISRLRHRNLVQLIGWCHERGELLLVYELMPNGSLDSHLFCGKTLLTWGVRYKIAHGLATALLYLHEEWEQCVVHRDIKSSNVMLDSGFNAKLGDFGLARLVDHELGSQTTVLAGTMGYLAPECVTTGKASKESDVYSFGIVALEIACGRRPVELRAEPIKVRMVEWVWDLYGRGRLLEAADQRLSMEFEEKQMECLMVVGLWCAHPDFNFRPSIKQVINVLNFEAPLPSLPSQMPVPMYFAPPMNMCRFSYASSGVVTNSERDPSRCSCSSCTTYSSKWNVSTGSPSTALLK, from the coding sequence ATGGCTATCTGTGATCCAAGAACTCATCTCCAATCTCCAAAATCTCTCTTCTCTCGCTTTCAATCATCCATCATCTTGTTCGTCTATCTTCTCCCCTTCGCTACACCAATTTCCTTCAATTTCTCTGAGTTCGGACCAAACACTCAGAACATAACATACCAAGGCGACGCGTTTCCCTCTAACCGAGTCATACAACTCACCAAAAACCAACGTGATGTGCCACTCAACAGTAGCGTTGGTCGATCCATATATGCCCATCCAGTGCACCTTTGGGACTCGGCCACCGGATCCGTCACCGACTTCATGACCCACTTCTCCTTCATCATCAATGCCCTCGATGCATCAAACTACGGTGATGGCCTTGCTTTCTTCCTAGTCCCCAGTGGTTCCGACCTCCCTACTGAATCATCTGGGGGGAACCTTGGCCTATTTAGTGGAAATTCCACTTCCAATTCATCGCAAAATAACATCGTCGCAGTTGAGTTTGACAGTTTTAAAAATGGCTGGGACCCAAGTGATAATCATGTGGGCATCAACGTCAATTCCATCTTGTCTGTGGCGAATGTGACATGGAAGAGCAGTATCAAGAACGGTTCCACCGCGAATGCATGGGTTAGTTACAACGCTTCTACTAAAAATTTAAGTGTCTTTTTAACTTATGCTCAAAATCCGATTTTCGGTGGAAATTCTAGCCTTTGGTATGTTGTTGATTTGAAGGAGATATTACCTGAGTGGATTGACGTCGGGTTCTCGGCTGCAACAGGCAAGTTCGTCGAGATACATAACATTCTTTCATGGGAATTCACTTCAAGTTTGGAGATTGGTGTGGGGGGAAAGAAACAGAAGAAGATAGGATTGGTGGTAGGTTTGCCTGTTGGTGTTAGTGTTTTGATTTGTAGTttgggtttggtttggtttgtgaTGTTTATCAAGAAGAGAAGAGGGAGAATTGAGGAGGATTTGGTCTTTGATGTATCCATGAATGATGAATTTGAGAAGGGAACTGGGCCAAAGAGGTTTTCTTATAAGGAACTAGCTTTAGCTACAAACAACTTCACAGAAGACGGGAAGCTTGGGGAAGGAGGATTTGGAGGGGTTTACAAAGGATTTTTTAGTCAATTAAACATGAACGTTGCCGTTAAGCGGGTTTCAAGAGGATCTCAGCAAGGTAAGAAGGAATATGCATCTGAGGTGAAGATTATAAGCCGGTTGCGACACAGGAATCTGGTGCAACTCATCGGTTGGTGCCACGAACGCGGCGAATTACTTCTTGTCTATGAGCTCATGCCTAATGGGAGCCTTGATTCCCATCTCTTTTGTGGGAAGACCTTGCTAACATGGGGTGTTCGTTACAAAATTGCTCATGGGCTGGCGACTGCATTGCTCTACCTTCATGAAGAGTGGGAGCAATGTGTTGTGCATAGGGATATCAAATCCAGCAATGTgatgttggattcaggtttcaatGCAAAGCTTGGAGATTTCGGGCTGGCGAGACTTGTAGACCATGAGCTAGGTTCGCAGACAACCGTGCTAGCTGGGACCATGGGCTACCTGGCACCTGAATGTGTTACAACAGGCAAGGCTAGTAAAGAGTCGGACGTCTATAGCTTCGGCATCGTTGCCTTAGAAATTGCATGTGGGAGAAGGCCTGTTGAATTGAGAGCGGAACCAATTAAGGTAAGAATGGTGGAGTGGGTGTGGGATCTCTATGGAAGAGGAAGGCTTCTTGAAGCTGCTGACCAGAGACTAAGTATGGAATTCGAAGAGAAACAGATGGAATGCTTGATGGTGGTGGGGCTATGGTGTGCCCACCCTGATTTCAATTTCAGGCCGTCAATTAAACAAGTGATCAATGTCCTTAATTTCGAAGCCCCGCTTCCAAGCCTTCCATCACAGATGCCGGTGCCTATGTATTTCGCACCTCCCATGAATATGTGTAGATTTTCTTATGCATCGTCCGGCGTTGTTACAAATTCTGAGAGAGACCCAAGTCGATGTTCATGTAGTAGTTGCACTACGTATTCATCGAAATGGAATGTCTCCACAGGTTCTCCCTCTACAGCTCTCTTGAAATAA